The stretch of DNA GCCGGAGAAATGAGGAAAATAACAAATTATTCGGCCGGTCCTGTGATGCCGGTAGGACAGGCGGTGGGACTCTATATGGAAGTCGGTGCCCGGACCGGCCCGACACCTGATGGTAGATATGGCGGTGAGGCTGCCGACGACGGCGGTATCTCCCCGTACATGGGAACCGATAAAAAAGGCCCGACTGCAGTATTGAGGTCCGTTTCCAGAGTTGATTCCAGTTCGCAAAAAGCTAACTTGTTGAACCAGCGCCTGTCGGTTCCGATCATGAGGAGCAAACATGGCTTTAAAATCTGGAAGGCTTACATGAGTACTTGGTATGATTTGAATATTGACCATGTCCAGTTCAATGTAGTCAGCACGGCTGAAATGAGAGCCGCCCAAAAAGAACCGGAAAAACATCAGGATTTAATTGTACGTGTGGCTGGATTCAGTGCGCGTTTTGTGGATATTTCCAAGTATGGTCAGGAGACGATTATCGCAAGGACTGAACAGGATTTTGGGCCTGAAGACCTTGAGTTTTTGAATGTTGGCGAACTGGGTTAAGAAACAGCTTGTAGGGACTTCATGCTTTTGTGCAAGAATCTTATGACTATGCTTAAAAGGAGGAAGTGTTATATATGGCTGAAACATTAAAACTTACACATAGATCAGCCGACATCAGGCTTGAGCCGGGGACATCAAAACCTTGCTTAAAATGTAAATGGGGAATTGAGGATCCGACGGACCCCTCTAAAGGTCAATGCATTGGATCCCGTACCAAAATGGGCAGCATCTGGAAAAGGCTAATCAAAGATTATTATAATATGACCTGTGATAAATTTGAAGAAGGCGAAGTTTATTTCAGAGACCACGTATAAAAAAAAGAATGACAACGTGTACCTGTTTTAACAGAATGCACGTTGTCTTAAATTATTAATTGGTCCAAAGGAGTGCATACGTAATGACCATAAATAATAACATTTTGATTCCAGAGCAAGATCCGTTTTTCTATGTTAGTAGGGAAACCCGGGATATGTTAAACAAAATAAAAATAATTTCCGATAAACACCCTGTTAATGTA from Desulfoscipio gibsoniae DSM 7213 encodes:
- a CDS encoding benzylsuccinate synthase subunit beta, yielding MAETLKLTHRSADIRLEPGTSKPCLKCKWGIEDPTDPSKGQCIGSRTKMGSIWKRLIKDYYNMTCDKFEEGEVYFRDHV